One region of Culex pipiens pallens isolate TS chromosome 2, TS_CPP_V2, whole genome shotgun sequence genomic DNA includes:
- the LOC120421374 gene encoding uncharacterized protein LOC120421374 isoform X1 → MRGITWLGFSMVLKLADCAVIKAAGQSEETHQQQLDYFGNLNILHSFLQDYEALGSNWTNPEYEDYDHSVIASLQDYVNSARENETYYDRPTGSGGLSHLKLLTKFCGPGNWSINGEVTQNPYFTQIDQCCKSHDECPDTVVERSDYENYPGLEQKTPWFTRLRCSCDAQFFTCLRDVSTFFAYAVAWIYSKVQAHCFEYEYPVLECKNSMYDGLISLPRCTEYLVDNSSPKQWQWFNVPHLSAKQACFPNTSYRYKLFWFVANQSKRKIIQQMNESQRVPIPD, encoded by the exons ATGAGAGGCATTACATGGCTGGGATTCTCCATGGTCTTGAAGTTGGCTGATTGTGCAGTGATTAAAGCAGCAGGTCAAAGTGAAGAAACCCATCAGCAGCAGTTGGATTACTTTGGAAACCTCAACATTCTGCACAGCTTCCTGCAGGACTACGAGGCACTCGGGTCAAATTGGACCAATCCAGAGTACGAGGACTACGACCACAGCGTTATAGCATCCCTGCAGGATTACGTGAATAGTGCGCGGGAAAATGAAACGTATTACGATCGTCCGACCGGAAGTGGAGGCTTGTCGCACCTGAAGCTCTTGACAAAGTTCTGCGGGCCGGGTAATTGGTCTATCAATGGGGAGGTCACACAGAATCCTTACTTTACGCAAATTGATCAATGCTGTAAGAGTCATGACGAGTGTCCGGACACGGTCGTGGAGCGAAGTGATTATGAAAATTATCCTGGGTTGGAACAGAAGACGCCGTGGTTTACGAG ATTACGTTGCAGCTGCGATGCCCAGTTCTTCACGTGCTTACGAGATGTATCAACATTCTTCGCTTACGCAGTGGCTTGGATCTACAGCAAAGTACAAGCCCATTGTTTCGAGTATGAATATCCAGTTTTGGAGTGCAAAAATTCTAT gTACGACGGACTAATATCATTGCCAAGATGTACGGAATACCTGGTGGACAACTCGAGTCCAAAGCAATGGCAATGGTTTAATGTACCCCACCTGAGTGCAAAACAAGCGTGCTTCCCCAATACCTCATACCGTTACAAGTTGTTTTGGTTTGTGGCAAACCAAAGTAAAAGGAAAATTATTCAACAAATGAACGAATCACAGAGAGTACCAATTCCCGATTGA
- the LOC120421374 gene encoding uncharacterized protein LOC120421374 isoform X2, whose protein sequence is MRGITWLGFSMVLKLADCAVIKAAGQSEETHQQQLDYFGNLNILHSFLQDYEALGSNWTNPEYEDYDHSVIASLQDYVNSARENETYYDRPTGSGGLSHLKLLTKFCGPGNWSINGEVTQNPYFTQIDQCCKSHDECPDTVVERSDYENYPGLEQKTPWFTRLRCSCDAQFFTCLRDVSTFFAYAVAWIYSKVQAHCFEYDGLISLPRCTEYLVDNSSPKQWQWFNVPHLSAKQACFPNTSYRYKLFWFVANQSKRKIIQQMNESQRVPIPD, encoded by the exons ATGAGAGGCATTACATGGCTGGGATTCTCCATGGTCTTGAAGTTGGCTGATTGTGCAGTGATTAAAGCAGCAGGTCAAAGTGAAGAAACCCATCAGCAGCAGTTGGATTACTTTGGAAACCTCAACATTCTGCACAGCTTCCTGCAGGACTACGAGGCACTCGGGTCAAATTGGACCAATCCAGAGTACGAGGACTACGACCACAGCGTTATAGCATCCCTGCAGGATTACGTGAATAGTGCGCGGGAAAATGAAACGTATTACGATCGTCCGACCGGAAGTGGAGGCTTGTCGCACCTGAAGCTCTTGACAAAGTTCTGCGGGCCGGGTAATTGGTCTATCAATGGGGAGGTCACACAGAATCCTTACTTTACGCAAATTGATCAATGCTGTAAGAGTCATGACGAGTGTCCGGACACGGTCGTGGAGCGAAGTGATTATGAAAATTATCCTGGGTTGGAACAGAAGACGCCGTGGTTTACGAG ATTACGTTGCAGCTGCGATGCCCAGTTCTTCACGTGCTTACGAGATGTATCAACATTCTTCGCTTACGCAGTGGCTTGGATCTACAGCAAAGTACAAGCCCATTGTTTCGA gTACGACGGACTAATATCATTGCCAAGATGTACGGAATACCTGGTGGACAACTCGAGTCCAAAGCAATGGCAATGGTTTAATGTACCCCACCTGAGTGCAAAACAAGCGTGCTTCCCCAATACCTCATACCGTTACAAGTTGTTTTGGTTTGTGGCAAACCAAAGTAAAAGGAAAATTATTCAACAAATGAACGAATCACAGAGAGTACCAATTCCCGATTGA